In Rhodoferax koreense, a genomic segment contains:
- the rsmB gene encoding 16S rRNA (cytosine(967)-C(5))-methyltransferase RsmB, with the protein MTPLWRQLQAAASVLQAIREGTSATPALAAVDAPLRPGVQALVFHALRHLGRAEVLRSLLANRTPPPKADALLCLALALAWRAEDAPYEPFTLVNQAVEAANRGPAKAQASFLNACLRRFLREREELVAISERDPVAVWNHPRWWIQRLKKEQPERWQAVLAANNRHAPMTLRINQRKSTVAHFIAALTATNIGAEAVGASGVQLNAPHPVQAIPGFESGTFSVQDAAAQLAAPLLLRELDTRQPLRLLDACAAPGGKTAHLLELADAHVTALDIDAQRCERIHQNLQRLGLRAEVVAADAANPDAWWNGLPFDGILLDAPCTASGIVRRHPDVRWLRRESDIAQLAGIQAQLLHRLWPLLRPGGRMLYCTCSVFQAEGREQIETFLTRHTDAVFRPSPGHLMPQNGVDGQTFSDNGLGDNDGFFYALLEKRVV; encoded by the coding sequence TTGACCCCGCTGTGGCGCCAGTTGCAGGCTGCGGCCAGCGTGCTGCAGGCCATCCGCGAAGGCACCTCGGCCACGCCGGCCCTGGCCGCCGTCGATGCCCCCCTCCGCCCCGGTGTGCAGGCCCTGGTGTTCCACGCGCTGCGCCATCTCGGCCGGGCCGAGGTGCTGCGCAGCCTGCTGGCCAACCGCACGCCGCCGCCCAAGGCCGACGCCTTGTTGTGCCTGGCGCTGGCCCTGGCGTGGCGCGCGGAAGACGCGCCCTACGAGCCGTTCACCCTGGTCAACCAGGCCGTGGAAGCCGCCAACCGCGGCCCGGCCAAGGCGCAGGCCTCTTTTCTGAACGCCTGCCTGCGCCGTTTCCTGCGCGAACGCGAGGAGTTGGTGGCGATCAGCGAACGTGACCCGGTGGCGGTCTGGAACCATCCGCGTTGGTGGATCCAGCGGCTGAAGAAGGAACAGCCCGAACGCTGGCAGGCCGTCTTGGCCGCGAACAACCGCCACGCGCCGATGACCTTGCGGATCAACCAAAGAAAATCCACCGTAGCGCATTTCATTGCTGCGTTGACCGCTACTAATATCGGAGCGGAAGCCGTCGGTGCTTCCGGCGTGCAACTCAACGCGCCGCATCCGGTCCAGGCCATTCCCGGCTTCGAAAGTGGCACGTTTTCCGTGCAGGACGCGGCCGCGCAACTGGCCGCACCATTGCTGCTGCGCGAGCTCGACACCCGCCAGCCGCTGCGCCTGCTCGACGCCTGCGCCGCGCCCGGCGGCAAGACCGCGCACCTGCTGGAGCTGGCCGATGCCCACGTGACCGCGCTGGACATCGACGCCCAGCGCTGCGAGCGCATCCACCAGAACCTGCAGCGCCTGGGCCTGCGGGCCGAGGTGGTGGCCGCCGACGCCGCCAACCCCGACGCCTGGTGGAACGGCCTGCCGTTCGACGGCATCCTGCTCGACGCCCCGTGCACCGCCTCGGGCATCGTGCGCCGCCATCCGGACGTGCGTTGGCTGCGCCGCGAGAGCGACATCGCGCAGCTGGCGGGCATCCAGGCCCAGCTGCTGCACCGGCTCTGGCCCCTGCTGCGGCCCGGCGGGCGCATGCTGTACTGCACCTGCTCGGTGTTCCAGGCCGAAGGCCGGGAACAGATCGAAACGTTTCTAACACGCCACACCGATGCCGTATTCAGGCCTTCTCCCGGCCATTTGATGCCCCAAAACGGGGTGGATGGGCAGACCTTCTCGGACAATGGATTGGGTGACAACGACGGTTTCTTCTACGCCCTGCTGGAAAAACGTGTGGTCTAA
- the rpoC gene encoding DNA-directed RNA polymerase subunit beta', translated as MKSLLDLFKQFTPDQHFDAIRIGMASPEKIRSWSFGEVKKPETINYRTFKPERDGLFCAKIFGPIKDYECLCGKYKRLKHRGVICEKCGVEVTQTKVRRERMGHIDLAAPCAHIWFLKSLPSRLGLVLDMTLRDIERVLYFEAYVVTDPGMTPLKKYSIMSEDDYDAKTKEYGDEFVAKMGAEGIKDLLEGIEIDASIEKLRNDLTGSEVKIKKNAKRLKLLEAFKKSGIKPEWMVLEVLPVLPPDLRPLVPLDGGRFATSDLNDLYRRVINRNSRLRRLLELKAPEIIARNEKRMLQEAVDSLLDNGRRGKAMTGANKRALKSLADMIKGKSGRFRQNLLGKRVDYSGRSVIVVGPTLKLHQCGLPKLMALELFKPFIFSRLEAMGIATTIKAAKKEVESGTPVVWDILEEVIKEHPVMLNRAPTLHRLGIQAFEPILIEGKAIQLHPLVCSAFNADFDGDQMAVHVPLSVEAQMEARTLMLASNNILFPANGEPSIVPSQDVVLGLYYTTRDRVNGKGEGLVFSDTGEVRRAFDAGELDLNARINVRLTEYTKDKATGEFVPSTKLWETTGGRALLSEILPKGLPFSNINKALKKKEISKLINVSFRKCGLKETVVFADKLLQSGFRLATKAGISICIDDMLVPKEKHGIIERAQKEVKEIEQQYVSGLVTSGERYNKVVDIWGKSGDEVSKVMMAQLSKQKVLDRNGKEVDQESFNSIYMMADSGARGSAAQIRQVAGMRGLMAKPDGSIIETPITANFREGLNVLEYFISTHGARKGLADTALKTANSGYLTRRLVDVTQDLVVTEDDCGTHEGSLMRAIVEGGEVIESLRDRVLGRTAADDVLHPENRSVVLKAGEMFDEDNIEELEAQGVDEVKVRTALTCATRFGICAKCYGRDLGRGGLINIGEAVGVIAAQSIGEPGTQLTMRTFHIGGAASRAAVASSVEAKSNGSIGFNATMRYVTNSKNELVVIARSGEIIISEHGRERERHKVPYGAVLAVKADQVIKAGTPLASWDPLTRPIITEFAGTTKFENVEEGLTVAKQVDEVTGLSTMVVIDPKRRGAAKVVRPQVKLIDGTGNEVKIPGTDHSVTIGFPIGALVQVRDGQEVGPGEVLARIPVEGQKTRDITGGLPRVAELFEARTPKDKGMLAEMTGTVSFGKETKGKVRLQITDPEGKIWDELIPKEKNILVHEGQVVNKGESIVDGPADPQDILRLLGMEELARYIVDEVQDVYRLQGVKINDKHIEVIVRQMLRRVVVENVGDSGYIAGEQVERSEMLDTNDALRGEDKIPATYTNLLLGITKASLSTDSFISAASFQETTRVLTEAAIMGKRDELRGLKENVIVGRLIPAGTGMAYHQARKAKDLMDDAERRAIAESEAAELASAQEETAVSEAGEGSAAD; from the coding sequence ATGAAATCATTACTCGACCTGTTCAAGCAATTCACGCCCGATCAGCATTTCGATGCGATTCGCATCGGCATGGCTTCGCCTGAAAAAATCCGCTCGTGGTCTTTCGGCGAAGTGAAGAAGCCGGAAACCATCAACTACCGCACGTTCAAGCCAGAACGCGACGGCCTGTTCTGCGCCAAGATCTTCGGGCCCATCAAGGACTACGAATGCCTGTGCGGCAAATACAAGCGCCTGAAGCACCGCGGCGTGATCTGCGAGAAGTGCGGCGTGGAAGTGACGCAGACCAAGGTGCGCCGCGAGCGCATGGGCCACATCGATCTGGCCGCACCCTGCGCGCACATCTGGTTCCTGAAGTCGCTGCCGTCGCGTCTGGGCCTGGTGCTCGACATGACGCTGCGCGACATCGAACGCGTGCTGTATTTCGAAGCGTACGTGGTCACCGACCCCGGCATGACCCCGCTGAAGAAGTATTCGATCATGTCGGAAGACGACTATGACGCGAAGACCAAGGAATACGGCGACGAGTTCGTGGCCAAGATGGGCGCCGAAGGCATCAAGGACCTGCTCGAAGGCATCGAGATCGACGCGTCGATCGAGAAGCTGCGCAACGACCTGACCGGCTCCGAAGTCAAGATCAAGAAGAACGCCAAGCGCCTGAAGCTGCTCGAAGCCTTCAAGAAGTCGGGCATCAAGCCCGAGTGGATGGTGCTGGAAGTACTGCCCGTGCTGCCGCCGGACCTGCGTCCGCTGGTGCCGCTGGACGGCGGCCGCTTCGCGACCTCCGACCTGAACGACCTGTACCGCCGCGTCATCAACCGCAACAGCCGGCTGCGCCGCCTGCTCGAGTTGAAGGCACCGGAAATCATTGCGCGCAACGAAAAGCGCATGCTGCAGGAAGCCGTGGACTCGTTGCTCGACAACGGCCGCCGCGGCAAGGCCATGACCGGCGCCAACAAGCGTGCGCTCAAGTCGCTGGCCGACATGATCAAGGGCAAGAGCGGTCGTTTCCGCCAGAACTTGCTGGGCAAGCGCGTCGACTACTCGGGCCGTTCGGTCATCGTGGTCGGCCCGACGCTCAAGCTGCACCAGTGCGGCCTGCCCAAGCTGATGGCGCTCGAACTGTTTAAGCCCTTCATCTTCTCGCGCCTGGAAGCCATGGGCATCGCGACCACCATCAAGGCCGCGAAGAAGGAAGTCGAATCCGGCACGCCGGTGGTCTGGGACATTCTTGAAGAAGTCATCAAGGAACACCCGGTCATGCTGAACCGTGCGCCGACGCTGCACCGTTTGGGCATCCAGGCTTTCGAGCCGATCCTGATCGAAGGCAAGGCCATCCAGCTGCATCCGCTCGTCTGCTCGGCCTTCAACGCCGACTTCGACGGTGACCAGATGGCCGTCCACGTCCCGCTGTCCGTCGAAGCGCAGATGGAAGCCCGCACGCTGATGCTGGCCTCCAACAACATCCTGTTCCCGGCCAATGGCGAACCCTCCATCGTGCCGTCGCAAGACGTGGTGCTGGGCCTGTACTACACGACGCGTGACCGCGTCAACGGCAAGGGCGAAGGCCTGGTGTTCTCCGACACCGGCGAAGTGCGCCGCGCGTTCGACGCGGGTGAACTCGACCTGAACGCACGCATCAACGTGCGCCTGACCGAGTACACCAAGGACAAGGCCACCGGCGAATTCGTGCCGTCGACCAAGCTGTGGGAAACCACCGGCGGCCGTGCGTTGCTGTCCGAGATCCTGCCCAAGGGCCTGCCCTTCTCCAACATCAACAAGGCGTTGAAGAAGAAGGAAATCTCGAAGCTGATCAACGTCTCCTTCCGCAAGTGCGGCTTGAAGGAAACCGTGGTGTTCGCCGACAAGCTGCTGCAGTCGGGCTTCCGCCTGGCGACCAAGGCCGGCATCTCGATTTGCATCGACGACATGCTCGTGCCCAAGGAAAAGCACGGCATCATCGAGCGCGCCCAGAAGGAAGTCAAAGAGATCGAGCAGCAGTATGTCTCGGGTCTGGTGACCTCCGGCGAGCGTTACAACAAGGTGGTGGACATCTGGGGCAAGTCGGGCGACGAAGTGTCCAAGGTGATGATGGCCCAGCTGTCCAAGCAGAAGGTCCTGGACCGCAACGGCAAGGAAGTGGACCAGGAATCCTTCAACTCCATCTACATGATGGCCGACTCCGGTGCGCGTGGTTCCGCCGCGCAGATCCGCCAGGTGGCCGGCATGCGGGGCCTGATGGCCAAGCCGGACGGCTCGATCATCGAGACGCCGATCACCGCGAACTTCCGCGAAGGTCTGAACGTGCTGGAGTACTTCATCTCCACCCACGGTGCGCGTAAGGGTCTGGCCGATACGGCGTTGAAGACGGCCAACTCCGGCTACCTGACGCGCCGCCTGGTCGACGTGACGCAGGATCTGGTCGTCACCGAAGACGACTGCGGCACGCACGAAGGTTCGCTGATGCGCGCCATCGTCGAAGGTGGTGAAGTCATCGAATCGCTGCGCGACCGCGTGCTCGGCCGCACCGCAGCCGACGACGTGCTGCACCCGGAAAACCGCTCGGTGGTGCTGAAGGCCGGCGAGATGTTCGACGAAGACAACATCGAAGAACTCGAAGCCCAGGGCGTGGACGAAGTGAAGGTGCGTACCGCCCTGACCTGCGCCACCCGCTTCGGTATCTGCGCCAAGTGCTATGGCCGCGATCTGGGCCGTGGCGGCCTGATCAACATCGGCGAAGCCGTCGGCGTGATCGCCGCGCAGTCCATCGGTGAACCCGGCACGCAGCTGACCATGCGCACGTTCCACATCGGTGGCGCCGCATCGCGCGCCGCCGTGGCCTCGAGCGTCGAAGCCAAGTCCAACGGCAGCATCGGCTTCAACGCCACGATGCGCTACGTGACCAACAGCAAGAACGAACTGGTCGTGATTGCTCGTTCGGGCGAGATCATCATCTCCGAACACGGCCGCGAGCGCGAACGCCACAAGGTGCCTTACGGCGCGGTGCTGGCCGTCAAGGCCGACCAGGTCATCAAGGCCGGCACGCCGCTGGCTTCGTGGGATCCGCTGACGCGTCCGATCATCACCGAGTTCGCCGGTACGACCAAGTTCGAGAACGTCGAAGAAGGTCTGACCGTCGCGAAGCAGGTCGATGAAGTGACCGGTCTGTCGACCATGGTGGTCATCGATCCGAAGCGCCGCGGCGCGGCCAAGGTCGTGCGCCCGCAGGTCAAGCTGATCGACGGCACGGGCAACGAAGTGAAGATCCCGGGCACCGACCACTCGGTGACCATCGGCTTCCCGATCGGCGCCCTGGTGCAGGTGCGCGACGGCCAGGAAGTGGGCCCCGGCGAAGTGCTGGCGCGGATTCCGGTCGAAGGCCAGAAGACGCGGGACATTACCGGCGGTCTGCCACGTGTGGCCGAGCTGTTCGAAGCCCGTACGCCGAAGGACAAGGGCATGCTGGCCGAAATGACCGGTACCGTGTCGTTCGGCAAGGAAACCAAGGGCAAGGTCCGCCTGCAGATCACCGATCCCGAAGGCAAGATCTGGGACGAACTCATTCCCAAGGAAAAGAACATCCTGGTGCACGAAGGCCAGGTGGTCAACAAGGGCGAGTCGATCGTGGACGGCCCGGCCGATCCGCAGGACATCCTGCGCCTCTTGGGCATGGAAGAACTGGCGCGCTACATCGTCGACGAAGTGCAGGACGTCTACCGCCTGCAGGGCGTGAAGATCAACGACAAGCACATCGAAGTGATCGTGCGCCAGATGCTGCGCCGTGTGGTCGTCGAGAACGTCGGCGACTCCGGCTACATCGCCGGCGAACAGGTCGAGCGCAGCGAAATGCTGGACACCAACGACGCGTTGCGCGGCGAGGACAAGATCCCCGCCACGTACACCAACCTGTTGCTCGGTATCACCAAGGCATCGCTGTCGACCGACTCGTTCATCTCCGCCGCTTCCTTCCAGGAAACCACGCGGGTGCTGACCGAAGCCGCCATCATGGGCAAACGCGACGAGTTGCGCGGCCTGAAGGAAAACGTGATCGTGGGCCGGCTGATCCCCGCCGGCACCGGCATGGCTTACCACCAGGCACGCAAGGCCAAGGACCTGATGGACGACGCCGAGCGCCGCGCCATTGCCGAGTCCGAAGCCGCCGAACTGGCCAGCGCCCAGGAAGAAACCGCCGTCTCCGAGGCGGGTGAAGGCAGCGCGGCCGACTAA
- the rpoB gene encoding DNA-directed RNA polymerase subunit beta, whose product MAYTYTERKRIRKNFGSRDSVLEVPYLLQMQKDAYTAFLQADAAPQKRTAEGLQAAFEAAFPIVSHNGFVEMKYVEYNLAKPAFDVRECQTRGLTFASAVRAKVQLIIYDRESSTSQSKVVKEVKEQEVYMGEVPLMTEKGSFIINGTERVIVSQLHRSPGVFFEHDKGKTHSSGKLLFSARIIPYRGSWLDFEFDPKDVLYFRVDRRRKMPVTILLKAIGLTPESILANFFVNDNFRLMDSGAQMEFVSERLRGEVARFDITDKSGKVIVAKDKRVTARHTRDLEQSGTTHISVPEDFLVGRVVARNIVDGDTGEIIAKANDELTEALLKKLRSAGVQDLQCIYTNELDQGAYISQTLRGDETVDEFAARVAIYRMMRPGEPPTEDAVQALFQRLFYNPDTYDLSRVGRMKFNAKMGRDEPTGPMVLTNEDILAVVKILVDLRNGRGEVDDIDHLGNRRVRCVGELAENQYRAGLARIEKAVKERLGQAEQEPLMPHDLINSKPISAALKEFFGASQLSQFMDQTNPLAEITHKRRVSALGPGGLTRERAGFEVRDVHVTHYGRVCPIETPEGPNIGLINSLALYARLNEYGFIETPYRRVANSQVTNEIDYLSAIEEGKYVIAQANAALDKDNKLTGDLVSAREKGESILVSAERVQYMDVSPAQIVSVAASLVPFLEHDDANRALMGANMSRQAVPVLRPEKPMVGTGIERVAAVDSGTVVTATRGGIVDYVDATRIVIRVNDAEAAAGEVGVDIYNLIKYQRSNQNTNIHQRPIVKKGDKLAKGDVIADGASTDLGEIAIGQNMLIAFMPWNGYNFEDSILISERVVADDRYTSIHIEELVVMARDTKLGAEEITRDIPNLSEQQLNRLDESGIIYVGAEVMPGDTLVGKVTPKGETTLTPEEKLLRAIFGEKASDVKDTSLRVDQGSQGTVIDVQVFTREGIQRDKRAQQIIDDELKRFRLDLNDQLRIVEADAFDRIEKLLIGKVANGGPQKLAKGTKLDKAYLSSVEKFHWFDIRPADEEVASQLESIKNSLEQTRHSFDLGFEEKRKKLTQGDELPAGVLKMVKVYLAVKRRLQPGDKMAGRHGNKGVVSKIVPVEDMPYMADGTPCDICLNPLGVPSRMNVGQVLEVHLGWAAKGIGQRIGDMLQAEAKVSELRTFMDELYNKSGRKEDLSQLSDTDVLEMAANLSHGVPFATPVFDGASEEDIRTMLKLAYPDDIAKLKGLTEARTQAQLYDGRTGDPFERTTTVGYMHFLKLHHLVDDKMHARSTGPYSLVTQQPLGGKAQFGGQRFGEMEVWALEAYGASYTLQEMLTVKSDDVVGRTKVYESIVKGEHAIEAGMPESFNVLVKEIRSLGIDIELERS is encoded by the coding sequence ATGGCTTATACGTACACCGAACGCAAACGCATTCGTAAAAATTTCGGCAGCCGCGACAGCGTGCTCGAAGTCCCCTACCTCCTGCAAATGCAAAAAGACGCGTACACCGCGTTTTTGCAGGCTGACGCCGCGCCGCAGAAGCGCACCGCCGAAGGTTTGCAAGCCGCTTTTGAAGCCGCATTCCCGATCGTCTCGCACAACGGTTTCGTCGAGATGAAGTATGTGGAATACAACCTCGCCAAACCGGCGTTCGACGTGCGCGAATGCCAGACGCGCGGCCTGACCTTCGCCTCGGCCGTGCGCGCCAAGGTGCAGCTCATCATTTACGACCGCGAGTCCTCCACCTCCCAGTCGAAGGTCGTGAAGGAAGTGAAGGAACAAGAGGTCTACATGGGCGAAGTGCCGCTCATGACCGAAAAGGGTTCGTTCATCATCAACGGCACGGAACGCGTGATCGTGTCCCAGCTGCACCGTTCGCCCGGCGTGTTCTTCGAACACGACAAGGGCAAGACGCACAGCTCGGGCAAGCTGCTGTTCTCCGCACGCATCATCCCCTACCGCGGTTCCTGGCTCGACTTCGAATTCGATCCGAAGGACGTGCTGTACTTCCGCGTCGACCGCCGCCGCAAGATGCCGGTCACGATCCTGCTCAAGGCCATCGGCCTGACGCCGGAATCGATCCTGGCCAACTTCTTCGTCAACGACAACTTCCGTCTCATGGACAGCGGTGCGCAGATGGAGTTCGTCTCCGAGCGCCTGCGCGGTGAAGTCGCGCGTTTCGACATCACCGACAAGTCCGGCAAGGTCATCGTGGCCAAGGACAAGCGCGTCACGGCCCGCCACACGCGCGACCTGGAGCAGTCCGGCACCACGCACATCAGCGTGCCCGAAGACTTCCTGGTCGGCCGCGTGGTGGCCCGCAACATCGTCGACGGCGACACCGGCGAGATCATCGCCAAGGCCAACGACGAGCTGACCGAAGCGCTGCTGAAGAAGCTGCGCAGCGCCGGCGTGCAAGACCTGCAATGCATCTACACCAACGAACTCGACCAGGGCGCCTACATCTCGCAGACCCTGCGCGGTGACGAAACCGTGGACGAGTTCGCCGCCCGCGTGGCCATCTACCGCATGATGCGTCCCGGCGAACCACCGACGGAAGACGCGGTGCAGGCCCTGTTCCAGCGCTTGTTCTACAACCCGGACACCTACGACCTGTCGCGCGTCGGCCGCATGAAGTTCAACGCCAAGATGGGCCGCGACGAGCCCACCGGCCCGATGGTGCTGACCAACGAAGACATCCTGGCCGTGGTCAAGATCCTCGTGGACCTGCGCAATGGCCGCGGCGAAGTCGATGACATCGATCACCTGGGCAACCGCCGCGTGCGCTGCGTCGGCGAACTGGCCGAGAACCAGTACCGCGCCGGCCTGGCCCGGATCGAAAAGGCCGTGAAGGAACGTCTCGGCCAGGCCGAGCAAGAGCCCTTGATGCCGCACGACCTGATCAACAGCAAGCCGATCTCGGCCGCGTTGAAGGAATTCTTCGGCGCCTCGCAGCTGTCGCAGTTCATGGACCAGACCAACCCGCTGGCCGAAATCACCCACAAGCGCCGTGTTTCGGCACTTGGCCCGGGCGGTTTGACCCGCGAACGCGCCGGCTTCGAAGTGCGCGACGTGCACGTGACCCATTACGGCCGCGTCTGCCCGATCGAAACGCCGGAAGGTCCGAACATCGGCCTGATCAACTCGCTGGCGCTGTACGCGCGCCTGAACGAATACGGCTTCATCGAGACGCCGTACCGCCGCGTGGCCAACAGCCAGGTCACCAACGAGATCGACTACCTGTCGGCCATCGAAGAAGGCAAGTACGTAATCGCCCAGGCCAATGCGGCGCTGGACAAGGACAACAAGCTCACCGGCGACCTGGTCTCCGCACGTGAAAAGGGTGAATCCATCCTGGTCAGCGCCGAACGCGTGCAGTACATGGACGTGTCGCCCGCGCAGATCGTCTCCGTGGCGGCCTCGCTGGTGCCGTTCCTCGAGCACGATGACGCGAACCGCGCGCTGATGGGTGCCAACATGTCGCGCCAGGCCGTGCCCGTGTTGCGCCCGGAAAAGCCGATGGTCGGCACCGGGATCGAACGCGTCGCCGCGGTCGACTCCGGCACCGTGGTCACCGCCACGCGCGGCGGCATCGTCGACTACGTGGACGCGACCCGCATCGTGATCCGCGTGAACGACGCCGAAGCGGCCGCTGGCGAAGTGGGCGTGGACATCTACAACCTGATCAAGTACCAGCGTTCCAACCAGAACACCAACATCCACCAGCGTCCCATCGTGAAGAAGGGCGACAAGCTGGCCAAGGGTGACGTGATCGCCGACGGCGCTTCCACCGACCTCGGCGAAATCGCCATCGGCCAGAACATGCTGATCGCGTTCATGCCATGGAACGGCTACAACTTCGAAGATTCGATCCTGATCAGCGAACGCGTCGTGGCCGATGACCGTTACACCTCGATCCACATCGAGGAACTGGTGGTGATGGCACGCGACACCAAGCTCGGTGCCGAAGAAATCACGCGCGACATCCCTAACCTGTCCGAGCAGCAACTCAACCGCCTGGACGAGTCCGGCATCATCTACGTGGGCGCCGAAGTCATGCCCGGCGACACGCTGGTCGGCAAGGTCACGCCGAAGGGCGAGACCACGCTGACGCCGGAAGAAAAGCTGCTGCGTGCGATCTTCGGCGAGAAGGCTTCCGACGTGAAGGACACCTCGCTGCGCGTGGACCAGGGCTCGCAAGGCACGGTCATCGACGTGCAGGTGTTCACCCGCGAAGGCATCCAGCGCGACAAGCGCGCCCAGCAGATCATCGACGATGAACTCAAGCGCTTCCGCCTCGACCTGAACGACCAGCTGCGCATCGTCGAGGCCGACGCCTTCGACCGGATCGAGAAGCTGCTGATCGGGAAGGTCGCCAACGGCGGCCCGCAGAAGCTGGCCAAGGGCACCAAACTCGACAAGGCCTACCTGTCGTCGGTGGAGAAATTCCACTGGTTCGACATCCGTCCGGCCGACGAGGAAGTGGCGTCCCAGCTCGAGTCGATCAAGAACTCGCTCGAGCAGACGCGCCACAGCTTCGACCTGGGCTTCGAAGAAAAGCGCAAGAAGCTCACGCAGGGCGACGAACTGCCTGCCGGCGTGCTGAAGATGGTCAAGGTCTACCTGGCCGTCAAGCGCCGCCTGCAGCCCGGCGACAAGATGGCCGGCCGCCACGGTAACAAGGGTGTCGTGTCCAAGATCGTTCCGGTTGAAGACATGCCCTACATGGCCGACGGCACGCCGTGCGACATCTGCCTGAACCCGCTGGGCGTGCCCTCGCGGATGAACGTCGGCCAGGTGCTCGAGGTTCACCTCGGCTGGGCCGCCAAGGGCATCGGCCAACGCATCGGCGACATGCTGCAGGCCGAGGCCAAGGTCTCGGAACTGCGCACGTTCATGGACGAGCTGTACAACAAGTCGGGCCGCAAGGAAGACCTGTCCCAGCTCAGCGATACCGATGTGCTGGAGATGGCGGCCAACCTGTCGCACGGCGTGCCGTTCGCGACGCCGGTGTTCGACGGTGCTTCCGAGGAAGACATCCGCACCATGCTCAAGCTGGCCTATCCGGACGACATCGCCAAGCTCAAGGGCTTGACCGAAGCGCGTACCCAGGCGCAGCTCTACGACGGCCGCACCGGCGATCCATTCGAGCGCACGACCACCGTCGGCTACATGCACTTCTTGAAGCTGCACCATCTGGTGGACGACAAGATGCACGCCCGCTCGACCGGCCCGTACTCGCTCGTCACGCAGCAACCGCTGGGCGGCAAGGCACAGTTCGGCGGCCAGCGTTTCGGGGAAATGGAAGTGTGGGCACTGGAAGCCTACGGCGCTTCCTACACCCTGCAGGAAATGCTGACGGTGAAGTCCGACGACGTGGTCGGCCGCACCAAGGTGTACGAATCCATCGTCAAGGGCGAACACGCGATCGAAGCCGGCATGCCGGAATCGTTCAACGTGCTGGTCAAGGAAATCCGCTCGTTGGGTATCGACATCGAACTCGAACGCAGCTAA
- the rplL gene encoding 50S ribosomal protein L7/L12 — protein MAFDKDAFLTALDSMSVMELNDLVKAIEEKFGVSAAAMAAPAAGGGAAAPAAEEKTEFNVVLLEAGANKVSVIKAVREITGLGLKEAKDLVDGAPKAVKEGIAKADADAAKKKLEDAGAKVELK, from the coding sequence ATGGCATTCGATAAAGACGCATTTTTGACCGCGCTGGACAGCATGTCGGTCATGGAACTCAACGACCTGGTGAAAGCCATCGAAGAGAAGTTTGGCGTGAGCGCAGCAGCCATGGCTGCTCCTGCTGCTGGCGGCGGCGCTGCTGCTCCTGCTGCGGAAGAAAAGACCGAGTTCAACGTTGTGCTGCTCGAAGCCGGCGCGAACAAGGTGTCGGTCATCAAGGCCGTGCGCGAAATCACCGGCCTGGGCCTCAAGGAAGCCAAGGATCTGGTCGACGGCGCACCGAAGGCTGTCAAGGAAGGCATTGCCAAGGCTGACGCCGATGCTGCCAAGAAGAAGCTGGAAGATGCCGGCGCCAAGGTCGAACTGAAGTAA
- the rplJ gene encoding 50S ribosomal protein L10 — translation MSLNRSEKEAVISDVTSLAAKAQTLVMAEYRGITVADMTKLRSTARSNGVTLSVLKNTLARRAVAGSSFEVVSDQMTGPLIYGFSEDAVAAAKVVAEFSKTNDKLVIRGGAYGGKVLDVAGVKQLASIPSKEVLLAQLLGLMQSPISRTARVLSALAEKKGAGAPAAETAADAAPEAAAA, via the coding sequence TTGAGTCTGAATCGCAGTGAGAAAGAAGCGGTCATCAGTGATGTGACCAGCCTCGCCGCTAAAGCTCAAACGCTCGTGATGGCGGAATACCGTGGCATCACGGTCGCTGACATGACCAAATTGCGCTCGACCGCGCGCAGCAACGGCGTAACGCTCAGCGTGTTGAAAAACACGCTGGCCCGCCGTGCTGTCGCAGGCAGCTCGTTTGAAGTCGTGTCCGACCAGATGACCGGCCCGTTGATCTATGGCTTTTCCGAAGATGCCGTGGCTGCCGCGAAAGTGGTGGCCGAATTCTCGAAGACCAACGACAAGTTGGTGATTCGGGGTGGCGCCTACGGTGGAAAAGTCCTGGACGTCGCAGGCGTGAAGCAGTTGGCCAGCATTCCTTCGAAGGAAGTGCTGTTGGCGCAATTGTTGGGCTTGATGCAATCGCCAATTTCGCGTACGGCCCGTGTGCTGTCCGCTTTGGCCGAGAAAAAAGGCGCGGGCGCGCCAGCAGCCGAAACGGCTGCCGATGCAGCACCCGAGGCAGCCGCAGCCTGA